The genomic interval TAAACTCgttgtcatgttcatggaaccagtttgagatgactttgtGACATGgcacattatcatgctggaagtagccattataagATGAACAATCTGTGTCCATAAAAGGATGCATgtggtcagcaacaatattcAGATCTACTGTGGCATTTAAATGATGGTTGATTCATATTAAGGGGCCAAATATGTGCCAAGAAAACGattcctcacaccattacaccaatACCAACACAACCAGAGTGAACTGCTGATGCAAGGCAGGTTGGGTGCATGGATTCATGCCATCTGTCCCTACCATCTGCAGCACTGATCTATGGCAACACAactgaagcaaaaacaaaattagactTTGAAGTACAGTCTCCAAAGTTCCCGTTAAGATGCAGTATAAACATATTACAATAACCCAACCATGGCAGTTTGATGGTGATTTGAACAAGACCTTCTGATTAATAACCCTTAACCACTGATCTACCACTTCCCTAAAACTACACCTAAAACTCTGTGCTTCTACATTGAAACTGAATTTCCCCTTCCTTGTATTCTTCAGGGAAGACCATGGAAGACCTTAAGAAGCAAAGTGGCTGTCAACCTCGAGAAACTTTGATCAATGTTTATGATGAATTTCCGGACGAGATACAATACACCATTGTGCCTCATTGTGTGCCATTGCAACGGTGTTTGGGCTGCTGTACAGACGAGGAGCAAATGTGTATGCCTAAAAGAACCGAGACAGTTAACTTGGAGGTATGAGTGATGTTCAGCAACAAGATATATCACTGGAAAGAAATTGTTCTGATTCTTTAGATTATATTGACTCAGATCTCATAATTAACTCTTTTAACGCTAAACCACATGCTTGTTATATTTTTGAATAGGTGTTCCGCACTTATTCTAATGGCACACCTGAAATAATCAAGTTGCCATTTTTGAAGCACACTCGGTGCCATTGCAGGTAAGTCACTTTCATAAAGACACAGGAATATCACCGCAATAAATTGGAATATATGACATTCAGATTCAGAATTATTTGGTATATAATTTACtgaacaatataatataaaaatatatcaccTTAAACcaacagttattattattatgcacagTTTAATTAGGAGATAATGTATTAATTGACTCATtgactgttttgtgtgtgggttttttttttgttttgttttggttttttttacaggcaccagaagaagaagaataattagactgatccttttGTGATGCATAATTTAACCATTTTAAACTTAATTTTTGTTACATTCTAAAAAtgattttgttgtatttaaaataattaaatgctgGTT from Ictalurus furcatus strain D&B chromosome 18, Billie_1.0, whole genome shotgun sequence carries:
- the LOC128622471 gene encoding vascular endothelial growth factor A; protein product: MSQVLLWLLFVVTLPLQTCRGDKSQGYNEDTRETSNKGKTMEDLKKQSGCQPRETLINVYDEFPDEIQYTIVPHCVPLQRCLGCCTDEEQMCMPKRTETVNLEVFRTYSNGTPEIIKLPFLKHTRCHCRHQKKKNN